A DNA window from Bdellovibrio sp. BCCA contains the following coding sequences:
- a CDS encoding TIGR01777 family oxidoreductase: MRILITGATGLLGREIGKVLAEKGHHLLVVSRNLAKAREVLPFPCEIIVGDLNEGPLKDARLKTVEAVINLMGETVVERWNEEKKERIYNSRVIGTRNLVASLPTDIKTFVSGSAIGYYGNCGSEFLYEEHNAGKDFLAKLCVDWEAEVEKAPGRKVCIRTGLVLSRYGGALDEMLFPFRAGVGGALGEGQQWMSWIHIKDIVGLFVFALENSKAHGPINGCAPLPVTNKEFSQTLAEAVGRSLGPSVPHMVLKLIYGETADVILSSIRGSAEKAEALGYEFHFHELKEALNEICAPFKAGEDVFLAEQFLPEPPEKVFPFFQDANNLEKITPPTLNFHIEKVSSPEITQGTLIDYRLKIHGIPARWKTEIDEWQPPYKFVDTQRFGPYRFWHHTHEFRPFCGGTLMVDRVRYRLPLGYLGWILGAKFVKKDVQNIFSFRRNYISTMGGAES, from the coding sequence ATGCGAATTCTTATCACCGGAGCCACAGGTTTATTGGGGAGAGAAATCGGAAAAGTTCTAGCGGAAAAAGGTCATCACCTTTTAGTGGTGAGTCGTAATCTCGCAAAGGCGCGCGAAGTGTTGCCGTTTCCCTGTGAAATCATTGTGGGTGATTTGAACGAAGGTCCATTGAAAGACGCTCGTCTTAAAACAGTTGAGGCTGTTATTAATTTAATGGGCGAGACGGTGGTTGAGAGATGGAACGAAGAAAAAAAAGAACGCATTTACAACTCCCGCGTGATTGGCACTAGAAATTTGGTAGCAAGTTTGCCGACAGACATTAAGACATTCGTATCAGGCTCCGCTATCGGCTATTATGGAAACTGTGGCAGTGAATTTTTATATGAAGAGCATAATGCCGGAAAAGATTTTCTCGCAAAGCTTTGTGTGGATTGGGAAGCCGAAGTAGAAAAAGCTCCCGGCAGAAAAGTTTGTATACGCACAGGCCTTGTGTTGTCCCGTTACGGTGGTGCCTTGGATGAAATGCTTTTTCCTTTCAGAGCCGGCGTCGGTGGGGCGTTAGGGGAAGGTCAGCAGTGGATGAGTTGGATCCATATCAAGGATATTGTGGGTCTCTTTGTATTTGCTCTTGAAAATTCAAAAGCACACGGTCCTATCAACGGCTGTGCTCCGCTTCCAGTAACCAATAAAGAGTTTTCGCAAACACTTGCTGAGGCAGTTGGACGAAGTTTGGGACCCAGTGTTCCGCATATGGTTTTAAAATTGATTTACGGCGAAACAGCGGATGTGATCCTTTCGTCTATTCGCGGTTCTGCAGAAAAAGCGGAGGCGTTGGGATACGAGTTCCATTTTCACGAACTCAAGGAAGCTTTAAATGAAATTTGTGCGCCATTTAAAGCCGGAGAAGATGTTTTTCTTGCTGAGCAGTTCCTGCCTGAACCACCCGAAAAAGTTTTTCCGTTTTTTCAGGACGCAAATAATCTTGAAAAAATCACACCACCGACTTTGAATTTTCATATTGAAAAAGTATCAAGTCCCGAAATCACACAAGGGACTTTGATTGACTACCGTTTGAAAATTCACGGCATTCCGGCAAGGTGGAAAACGGAGATTGATGAATGGCAGCCTCCTTATAAATTCGTCGATACGCAGCGCTTTGGTCCCTATCGCTTTTGGCATCATACCCACGAGTTTCGTCCTTTCTGCGGTGGAACTCTCATGGTGGATCGCGTCCGTTACCGACTGCCTCTAGGGTATCTTGGTTGGATTTTAGGAGCTAAATTTGTAAAAAAAGATGTGCAGAATATTTTTTCATTTCGAAGAAATTATATATCAACCATGGGTGGGGCGGAGAGCTGA
- a CDS encoding ABC transporter permease, whose protein sequence is MSSNEMTMNDLEIDTTSLSAKDRAEIEKAQPMWKMVLTQFVEHKLAVVGAVIISIFMLVSIFAGQIQSITGLDPDAQNVANRYLAPMTTAQAGQDVRETDVEKFIVANPEAADKVQKALVEKGLVTVAEADAIYDLTARDIKEAISALQALNIPEASSVISMFKNFETFHLFGTDELGRDVFIRLVYGTRVSMGVGVLVAIASALIGLLIGSVAGFYGGIIDTVLMRVTDALISLPTIPVLIVMAAIDLTKIPWLKAIVSTSNESIFKMVIILCIFSWMTVARLVRGSILSIREREFVLAARTLGAKDSTIIVRHMFPNVIAPMLVSITLGVGESILFEAALSFLGLGIMPPTPSWGNMLNNAQELIYQAPFLAILPGVLILLTTISFNYLGDGLQDAIDPKAIRR, encoded by the coding sequence ATGAGTTCAAATGAAATGACAATGAACGATTTAGAAATTGATACAACCTCCCTGTCTGCAAAGGATCGTGCTGAGATTGAAAAAGCACAACCCATGTGGAAGATGGTTTTAACTCAATTCGTTGAGCACAAACTAGCCGTTGTCGGCGCTGTGATCATCTCGATCTTTATGTTGGTTTCTATTTTCGCCGGCCAAATCCAAAGCATCACAGGTCTAGATCCTGACGCACAAAACGTAGCAAATCGCTATTTGGCACCTATGACGACGGCACAAGCCGGCCAGGATGTGCGTGAAACGGATGTTGAAAAGTTCATCGTTGCTAATCCTGAAGCCGCAGACAAAGTTCAAAAAGCTCTGGTTGAAAAAGGCCTTGTGACTGTTGCGGAAGCTGATGCAATTTATGATCTGACAGCTCGTGATATCAAAGAAGCCATCAGTGCTCTTCAGGCTTTGAATATTCCTGAAGCTTCCAGTGTGATCTCCATGTTTAAAAACTTTGAAACTTTCCATCTGTTTGGAACGGACGAACTAGGTCGTGACGTTTTCATCCGCCTTGTTTATGGAACTCGCGTTTCTATGGGTGTAGGTGTTCTTGTTGCTATTGCCTCTGCTTTGATCGGTTTGTTGATCGGAAGTGTTGCAGGATTCTATGGTGGAATTATTGACACCGTTCTTATGCGTGTGACCGATGCACTTATATCCTTGCCAACCATTCCAGTTTTGATTGTGATGGCCGCGATTGATTTGACAAAAATTCCTTGGCTGAAAGCCATTGTCAGCACATCCAACGAAAGTATCTTTAAGATGGTCATCATCTTGTGTATCTTTTCTTGGATGACCGTAGCTCGCCTTGTGCGCGGAAGTATTCTTTCAATTCGCGAAAGAGAATTCGTTTTAGCAGCTCGCACCCTGGGCGCGAAAGATAGTACTATTATCGTTCGCCATATGTTTCCAAACGTGATTGCACCGATGTTGGTGTCAATCACTTTGGGCGTCGGCGAGTCTATTCTGTTTGAAGCGGCTTTAAGTTTCTTGGGTCTGGGTATCATGCCCCCGACGCCAAGCTGGGGAAACATGCTTAACAACGCGCAAGAGTTGATTTACCAAGCTCCGTTCTTAGCAATTCTTCCTGGTGTTTTGATTTTGCTGACGACAATCAGTTTTAACTATTTGGGCGATGGTCTTCAAGACGCTATTGATCCGAAAGCGATCCGCCGCTAA
- a CDS encoding ABC1 kinase family protein: protein MDEKKSAKKQTKNLERIKSSMFSRSLSLAKLTFQAGASIAQHGVTSALKNKEAKEENWKRLLQNQASLISSELGELKGSLMKAGQMLSMYGEHFLPPEANELLKSLQSDSPPLSWEAIEPTLKKNLSEKKLALLDIEKEALASASMGQVHRARIKATGESIVLKIQYPNVDKAIDSDLRAIRTLLGTLKLLPRDFNLDPLFAEVREMLSQETDYELEAQLTEEFYERLKDDTRFVVPKVLREFSGPRILATTFERGLRADDPLIQSLSQERRNKIALNFLDLYFKEIFDWGVVQTDPHSGNYRIRINPQGHDQLVLLDFGATRRYTEEFMHPYRRMVKGSLLNDHNTFFQAALELGFVQSDDDEDLKKVFEEFCFETVEPFITYEDPRNKAGQIDKDGTYDWKNTDLPQRLSKKVFQIVRKHSWRTPPKEMIFLDRKTGGVFIFLSVMRAKIRGRDLLLKYIEKVS from the coding sequence ATGGACGAAAAAAAGTCTGCCAAAAAACAAACGAAGAACCTTGAGCGCATTAAATCCTCGATGTTCTCACGGAGTTTGTCTTTGGCGAAGCTCACCTTTCAAGCAGGAGCTTCGATTGCACAGCATGGCGTCACCTCCGCTTTAAAAAACAAAGAGGCAAAAGAAGAAAACTGGAAACGACTTCTGCAAAACCAAGCTTCTCTGATAAGTTCAGAACTCGGAGAATTAAAAGGCAGCTTGATGAAAGCAGGACAAATGCTTTCCATGTACGGAGAACATTTCCTACCTCCTGAAGCCAACGAGCTTTTAAAATCGCTTCAGTCTGACTCGCCTCCCCTTTCTTGGGAAGCTATTGAACCGACACTAAAGAAAAATCTTTCCGAAAAAAAGTTAGCTCTTTTGGATATCGAGAAAGAAGCTTTGGCTTCAGCCTCTATGGGGCAAGTCCATCGCGCTCGAATCAAAGCCACAGGGGAAAGTATTGTTCTTAAAATTCAGTATCCTAATGTCGATAAAGCGATTGATAGCGATTTGAGGGCGATCCGCACCTTATTGGGAACACTGAAATTACTGCCTCGGGATTTCAATTTAGATCCGTTGTTTGCGGAAGTTCGGGAAATGTTATCGCAGGAAACCGATTACGAACTGGAAGCACAATTGACGGAAGAATTTTATGAACGCCTTAAGGATGACACACGCTTTGTCGTTCCTAAAGTTCTTCGAGAGTTTTCTGGGCCACGAATTCTTGCCACGACCTTTGAGCGCGGTTTGCGCGCGGATGACCCTTTGATTCAAAGTCTGTCGCAAGAAAGACGTAATAAAATCGCCCTTAATTTTTTAGACCTCTACTTTAAAGAAATCTTTGATTGGGGCGTTGTGCAGACCGATCCCCACAGTGGGAACTACCGGATCCGCATCAATCCCCAGGGCCACGATCAACTTGTGCTTTTAGATTTCGGCGCGACTCGAAGGTATACGGAAGAGTTTATGCACCCTTACCGTCGTATGGTGAAAGGATCTCTTCTTAACGATCACAATACATTCTTTCAAGCCGCCTTGGAGTTAGGCTTCGTTCAGAGTGATGACGACGAAGACTTGAAAAAAGTATTTGAAGAATTTTGTTTTGAAACTGTTGAGCCGTTTATCACTTACGAAGATCCTCGCAACAAGGCAGGGCAAATAGATAAGGATGGCACTTACGATTGGAAAAACACGGACCTTCCGCAGCGTTTATCTAAAAAGGTTTTTCAGATCGTGCGAAAACATTCCTGGAGAACTCCTCCTAAGGAGATGATTTTCCTGGATCGTAAAACCGGCGGTGTTTTTATTTTCCTTTCCGTGATGCGCGCTAAAATTCGAGGGCGTGATCTTTTGCTAAAATATATTGAAAAGGTGTCTTAG
- a CDS encoding (2Fe-2S)-binding protein: protein MKIKVELEGRDYIEVECEGEDPKSPGALKKVSFLGCSTFLETMQDLRKKFGPDLKKWSLPQGHDHSSLLIKEMILKLRGEWAFPYDEEELCHCRTIPTHTVDQAIIAGAHTPEVVTRQTSASTACGTCRPNVQKIINYRLS from the coding sequence ATGAAGATCAAAGTGGAACTTGAGGGACGAGATTATATTGAAGTGGAATGCGAAGGAGAAGACCCAAAATCTCCGGGAGCCTTGAAGAAGGTGTCATTTCTGGGCTGCTCAACGTTTCTCGAAACAATGCAGGATCTGCGAAAAAAGTTTGGTCCGGATCTTAAGAAGTGGTCTTTGCCACAAGGGCACGATCATTCCAGTCTTTTGATTAAAGAAATGATTTTAAAACTGCGCGGCGAATGGGCTTTTCCCTACGACGAAGAAGAGCTTTGTCATTGTCGAACTATTCCAACTCACACAGTGGATCAGGCCATTATCGCCGGAGCCCACACCCCAGAAGTGGTGACTCGACAAACCTCCGCCAGCACGGCCTGCGGGACTTGTCGTCCTAACGTGCAAAAAATTATTAACTACCGGCTTTCTTAG
- a CDS encoding TIGR02285 family protein, which yields MKVWSLLIVTLFIVNLVRAQDLFVKKEAKMTIPWAVADWSPYYILKGPQKGEGRMDRLKKVIAERLPNYQFSDVYADMPRAVELWKLNKNICSGSALITPEREKWAYFTALGFQVPHEYVFVTSKADIYSETSDHPSLKDLLEKKNLSAIFTENRSYGPAIDLMLKQKSKTNPGIHQLRTSEGYMSLLKMVHKGRYDYTIEYEPVVRDFNESIYPEKPLFYKPLKEVYPSTVLYFACTKNAWGKKVITQVDQALQKAANSKEYQNAVESWLDVETVKRNRKALENFYHRRAQGPWNTAVSGGSLSDQ from the coding sequence ATGAAAGTTTGGAGTCTTCTTATCGTTACTTTGTTTATCGTGAATCTCGTCAGAGCCCAGGATCTTTTCGTGAAAAAAGAAGCGAAAATGACGATCCCTTGGGCTGTTGCTGACTGGTCGCCTTATTATATTTTGAAAGGTCCACAAAAAGGCGAAGGCCGAATGGACCGCCTTAAAAAAGTCATTGCAGAACGACTTCCTAATTATCAATTCAGCGATGTCTATGCTGATATGCCGCGCGCGGTGGAGCTTTGGAAGTTAAATAAAAATATTTGCTCAGGTTCAGCCTTAATAACTCCAGAGCGAGAAAAATGGGCGTACTTCACAGCCCTTGGTTTTCAGGTGCCACATGAATATGTCTTCGTCACTTCGAAAGCAGATATCTACTCTGAAACTTCCGATCATCCTTCGTTGAAAGATCTATTAGAAAAGAAAAATCTCTCGGCCATTTTTACAGAAAATAGATCTTACGGTCCGGCCATTGACTTAATGTTGAAACAAAAATCAAAAACCAACCCGGGAATTCATCAATTGAGAACCAGCGAAGGCTATATGTCTCTTCTTAAGATGGTGCACAAGGGACGCTATGACTACACGATTGAATACGAACCCGTCGTGCGCGATTTCAATGAAAGCATCTATCCGGAAAAGCCGCTCTTTTATAAACCTTTAAAAGAAGTTTATCCTTCAACCGTTCTTTACTTTGCATGCACGAAAAATGCGTGGGGTAAGAAGGTGATCACACAAGTGGATCAGGCCTTGCAGAAAGCCGCCAATAGCAAAGAATATCAAAATGCGGTGGAGTCGTGGTTGGATGTTGAAACAGTGAAAAGAAACCGCAAGGCTCTGGAGAATTTTTATCATCGCAGAGCCCAAGGACCGTGGAACACGGCGGTTAGCGGCGGATCGCTTTCGGATCAATAG
- a CDS encoding alkane 1-monooxygenase: MKAFLFYSRYSLPYFFAVLAVIGAALGGPWTFLGAAGVFVFHPLIDNLLLKNKKVPEQRPTSLWSLVLLISALPFLCVFGFVGILSSLKASSYELVGLMLSFGTIMGLLGINTAHELVHRKEKELQQLGFGLLSLVNFSHYGVEHVFGHHKNVGTLEDPATARKNEWIYFYFVRSYFKGLWESFFIEHRRLRQKSFWHVFKNRVVGWGLLQIFITLSVYALYGTQALFFWMGQSFVAILLLQTVDYIEHYGLVRKKNSDGLYEGVKAKHSWDSYQAFTNYALINLGYHSHHHLKATLSFNELHEQDDAMKLPYGYSVMALIAFVPPLYFSVMNPRLPQENPK, translated from the coding sequence ATGAAGGCATTTCTTTTTTATTCCCGTTATTCACTGCCCTACTTTTTCGCGGTTCTTGCCGTGATCGGTGCTGCTTTGGGAGGTCCTTGGACTTTTTTGGGAGCCGCCGGTGTTTTTGTTTTTCATCCTCTGATCGACAATCTTCTTCTTAAAAATAAAAAAGTGCCTGAGCAAAGACCGACCTCTTTGTGGTCGTTGGTTTTGCTGATTTCTGCTTTGCCATTTTTATGTGTGTTTGGTTTTGTCGGAATACTTAGTTCTTTGAAAGCTTCTTCTTATGAGCTCGTAGGTCTTATGCTTTCTTTTGGAACGATCATGGGACTTTTGGGAATTAATACCGCTCACGAACTTGTTCATCGTAAAGAAAAAGAATTGCAGCAATTAGGTTTCGGACTTCTTTCTTTAGTGAACTTTTCGCACTATGGAGTTGAGCACGTTTTTGGACATCATAAAAACGTCGGCACTCTAGAAGACCCGGCAACGGCCCGCAAGAATGAATGGATATATTTTTATTTTGTACGGTCTTACTTCAAAGGCCTTTGGGAAAGTTTTTTTATTGAGCATCGCCGCCTTCGCCAAAAAAGTTTTTGGCATGTTTTTAAAAATCGTGTTGTCGGCTGGGGGCTTTTGCAGATCTTCATCACTCTTTCGGTCTATGCTCTTTACGGAACGCAGGCTTTGTTTTTCTGGATGGGCCAAAGCTTTGTTGCCATTCTGCTATTACAAACCGTCGACTACATTGAGCACTACGGACTTGTGCGCAAGAAGAATTCCGACGGTCTTTATGAAGGTGTGAAAGCGAAACATTCGTGGGATAGCTATCAGGCTTTTACAAATTATGCCTTGATCAATTTAGGTTATCATTCGCATCACCACTTAAAAGCGACTCTGTCTTTCAATGAGTTGCACGAACAAGACGACGCTATGAAATTGCCTTACGGTTATTCTGTGATGGCGCTGATTGCCTTCGTGCCGCCACTTTATTTTAGTGTGATGAATCCGCGACTTCCCCAAGAGAATCCGAAATAA
- the gloB gene encoding hydroxyacylglutathione hydrolase, whose product MAPAVSRVELVPIFEDNYVFVLVDEGKKEALVVDPGEAKAIAAFLQREGLSLKGILLTHHHSDHVGGVKELKNSFAAPVFAPQKNKNQISYADQFVKEGDEISVGGFSFSVMELPGHTLGHVAYWNQTKKWLFSGDVLFGLGCGRLFEGTYEQMYQSLQRIKSLPSETLVYCTHEYTETNLHFCKMLSNLDDSPITGDDEGLALYENELTNRRSLDLPSVPLKLFIEKKVNPFLLARNVQQFTYLRELRNKQ is encoded by the coding sequence ATGGCTCCAGCTGTTTCGCGAGTAGAACTCGTTCCTATCTTTGAAGACAATTATGTCTTTGTCCTCGTGGACGAAGGCAAAAAGGAAGCCTTGGTTGTCGACCCAGGCGAAGCTAAAGCCATTGCGGCCTTCTTGCAACGTGAAGGTCTATCCTTAAAAGGAATTTTACTAACACATCATCACAGTGATCATGTCGGTGGTGTAAAAGAACTCAAGAATTCTTTTGCTGCGCCGGTTTTTGCTCCACAGAAAAATAAAAACCAAATTTCATATGCCGACCAGTTCGTCAAAGAAGGAGATGAAATTTCGGTCGGCGGTTTTTCGTTTTCTGTGATGGAACTTCCGGGACACACTCTGGGGCATGTTGCTTACTGGAATCAAACTAAAAAATGGCTTTTCTCGGGCGATGTTTTATTTGGTCTTGGTTGCGGTCGTCTTTTTGAGGGGACTTATGAACAAATGTATCAAAGCTTGCAGAGAATTAAATCCCTGCCTTCAGAAACATTGGTTTATTGCACTCACGAATACACCGAAACGAATTTGCATTTTTGTAAAATGCTGAGCAATCTGGATGACTCTCCGATTACTGGAGATGATGAAGGTCTTGCACTTTACGAAAACGAGCTGACCAACCGCCGCAGTCTTGATCTTCCTAGCGTGCCCTTAAAACTTTTTATTGAAAAAAAGGTGAATCCTTTTTTGTTAGCCCGAAACGTGCAGCAATTCACTTATCTACGCGAGCTTCGCAACAAACAGTAA
- a CDS encoding glycerophosphodiester phosphodiesterase: MLFLFVVLIMAAFLIYRHFTWRSLPWPQGALMPPSYQGHRGYWKGGAQENTMASFEAAKARGLKMVEMDVRLSKDLVPVVFHDADLKRLAGRGKFVSECTAAELRVWAQAPTLEEVLLSTDIPKYLNVELKTNSVFDGRLEEKVSAVIKKHEAEKRILFSSFNPLSLWRLSRHLPQVPRALLATLEEEPENKIYLRQMWLAPYVKVHVLHLDYHYVDIKSLQKWKSRKIPVSLWTVNDADLAKQYLEAGALSIISDSLGEVADSSH; the protein is encoded by the coding sequence ATGCTTTTTCTTTTCGTTGTCTTAATCATGGCTGCGTTTTTAATTTATCGCCATTTTACCTGGAGATCGCTGCCATGGCCGCAAGGTGCTTTAATGCCTCCAAGCTATCAAGGACATCGCGGCTATTGGAAGGGCGGAGCGCAGGAAAACACGATGGCCTCTTTTGAAGCTGCGAAAGCGCGCGGTCTTAAAATGGTGGAGATGGATGTTCGTCTTTCCAAGGATCTAGTGCCTGTGGTTTTCCATGATGCTGATTTAAAGCGTCTTGCCGGAAGAGGGAAGTTCGTCAGCGAATGCACGGCCGCTGAATTGCGAGTGTGGGCCCAAGCGCCCACACTTGAAGAAGTTCTTTTATCTACCGATATTCCAAAATATCTTAACGTTGAATTAAAAACGAATTCAGTCTTTGATGGACGCTTGGAAGAAAAAGTGTCTGCCGTTATCAAAAAGCATGAAGCAGAAAAACGCATTTTGTTTTCAAGCTTTAATCCTCTCTCCTTGTGGAGACTGAGCCGTCATTTACCTCAGGTGCCGCGCGCTCTTTTAGCCACCTTGGAAGAAGAACCTGAAAATAAAATCTATCTGCGCCAGATGTGGTTGGCGCCGTATGTGAAAGTCCATGTTTTGCATTTGGACTATCACTATGTCGATATCAAATCGCTGCAAAAATGGAAAAGCAGAAAAATTCCTGTGTCTTTGTGGACCGTAAACGATGCTGATCTTGCAAAACAATATCTAGAAGCAGGGGCTTTAAGTATTATTTCGGATTCTCTTGGGGAAGTCGCGGATTCATCACACTAA
- the tatA gene encoding twin-arginine translocase TatA/TatE family subunit, with amino-acid sequence MGEFSLTHILLLAIIALIFFGPSRLPQLGQGLGKAIRGFKQGLNEIDVDPKDIQDNRQQVSHQQQQQQTVSQKQNETQRS; translated from the coding sequence ATGGGTGAGTTTAGCCTAACGCATATTTTACTTCTTGCTATCATCGCTTTGATCTTTTTTGGTCCAAGCCGTCTACCACAATTGGGTCAAGGTTTGGGTAAAGCCATCCGCGGCTTCAAACAAGGTTTGAACGAAATCGACGTAGATCCAAAAGACATTCAAGACAACCGTCAGCAAGTAAGCCATCAGCAACAACAGCAACAAACTGTGAGCCAAAAGCAAAACGAAACACAACGTTCGTAA
- a CDS encoding cryptochrome/photolyase family protein translates to MAKITIFWFRRDLRLHDNAGLFYALKEKADVLPLFIFDTDILSKLKDPADARVSFIHQTVSEIKESLQKQGSDLLVRYGKPQDVFKSLSREMEIHSIYTNHDYEPAARRRDQHISEWASKSGIEYRTFKDQTLFEKDEILTASGKPYTVFTPYKNKVLATLDDFYLESYPNENYEKSFIRQPKPEKMISLEEMGFKKTKIKFPALTLSSEVLKNYAQNRNFPALENGTTHLGIHLRFGTLSIREAARAARKYSETWLSELIWRDFFMQILWHFPEVEKHSFRPEYDKISWRNSSKDFAKWCEGKTGYPLVDAGMRELNATGYMHNRVRMVTASFLCKHLLIHWYKGERYFAEKLLDYDLAANNGNWQWAAGSGCDAAPYFRIFNPQAQAEKFDPDGEYIKKWVPEFQTSRYPEPMIEHAEARGRCLQAFTKALKK, encoded by the coding sequence ATGGCAAAAATAACGATCTTCTGGTTCCGCCGAGACCTGCGTCTTCATGATAACGCAGGTCTTTTTTATGCTCTTAAAGAAAAAGCTGACGTTCTTCCGCTTTTTATTTTCGATACAGATATTCTAAGCAAGTTAAAAGATCCTGCTGACGCACGGGTTTCCTTTATTCATCAAACAGTTTCCGAAATAAAAGAGTCTCTGCAGAAACAGGGAAGTGATCTTCTTGTGCGATACGGAAAACCACAAGATGTATTTAAGAGTCTTTCTCGCGAAATGGAAATTCACTCTATTTACACAAACCACGATTACGAACCGGCAGCTAGAAGGCGGGATCAGCACATATCTGAGTGGGCCAGTAAATCCGGTATCGAATATAGAACATTTAAAGATCAAACTCTGTTTGAAAAAGATGAAATCCTCACTGCATCGGGAAAACCCTACACTGTTTTTACGCCCTATAAAAATAAAGTTTTGGCGACCTTGGATGATTTCTATTTAGAATCTTACCCGAATGAAAATTACGAAAAAAGCTTCATCAGGCAGCCGAAGCCGGAAAAAATGATCTCCTTGGAGGAGATGGGTTTTAAGAAAACAAAAATAAAGTTTCCAGCTTTAACACTTTCGAGCGAAGTTTTAAAAAATTACGCGCAAAATCGCAATTTTCCGGCTCTGGAAAATGGCACTACTCATTTGGGAATCCATCTGCGTTTCGGCACTTTGAGTATTCGAGAGGCGGCTCGTGCTGCTAGAAAATATTCAGAAACATGGCTCAGCGAGTTGATCTGGCGCGATTTCTTTATGCAAATCTTATGGCACTTTCCAGAAGTAGAAAAACACAGTTTTCGTCCTGAATACGACAAGATTTCCTGGCGAAATTCGTCAAAAGATTTTGCCAAATGGTGCGAAGGGAAGACTGGCTATCCTCTTGTAGATGCCGGGATGAGAGAGCTTAACGCTACTGGATATATGCACAATCGTGTGCGTATGGTGACGGCAAGTTTTTTGTGTAAGCATCTTTTGATTCACTGGTATAAGGGAGAAAGGTATTTTGCAGAAAAGCTTCTGGATTATGACTTGGCTGCGAACAATGGTAACTGGCAGTGGGCGGCGGGATCAGGTTGTGACGCGGCTCCATACTTTCGAATTTTCAATCCACAAGCTCAAGCAGAAAAGTTTGATCCTGACGGAGAGTATATAAAAAAATGGGTGCCAGAGTTTCAAACATCCCGTTATCCTGAACCCATGATTGAACATGCAGAAGCCCGCGGTCGCTGTTTGCAAGCATTCACAAAAGCTTTAAAGAAGTAG
- the greA gene encoding transcription elongation factor GreA, protein MANPTTDKLPMTIRGKAMLEAELKKLLLEERPSVIRAIEEARAQGDISENAEYESAKERQAMIEGRIAEIQGKLAGAEVVDTSAIKADRVVFGAYVKIVDTESEEEFNYQIVGVDESDVKQGMISILSPLARALIGKKEGDTVTVQSPKGDKEFEILSFGYK, encoded by the coding sequence ATGGCTAATCCTACAACTGATAAACTTCCTATGACAATTCGCGGAAAAGCGATGCTTGAAGCAGAGCTTAAGAAGCTATTGTTAGAAGAAAGACCGTCTGTCATTCGTGCGATCGAAGAAGCACGCGCTCAAGGTGATATTTCTGAAAATGCGGAATATGAATCTGCAAAAGAGCGTCAGGCTATGATTGAGGGAAGAATTGCTGAAATTCAAGGCAAACTTGCCGGCGCTGAGGTTGTCGATACATCAGCGATTAAAGCAGATCGCGTTGTTTTCGGTGCCTATGTGAAAATCGTGGACACAGAATCAGAAGAAGAATTCAACTACCAGATTGTGGGTGTTGATGAATCTGACGTGAAACAAGGGATGATTTCAATCCTTTCTCCTTTAGCTCGTGCCTTGATCGGCAAAAAAGAGGGCGACACAGTTACAGTGCAAAGTCCCAAAGGTGACAAAGAGTTCGAAATCCTTTCTTTCGGATATAAGTAA
- a CDS encoding (2Fe-2S)-binding protein, which yields MGPKKKTEIICRCNNISRETIEEAIRNGAHTLNEIFDTTSAGVGPCGGSCRRKLGPLLEYYLQHGEFPEKIVEDLTGKEPKKAGS from the coding sequence ATGGGCCCAAAGAAGAAAACCGAAATTATCTGTCGCTGCAATAACATCAGCCGCGAAACCATTGAGGAAGCGATCCGCAATGGGGCCCACACTTTAAATGAAATCTTCGACACAACCAGCGCAGGCGTTGGCCCCTGTGGGGGTTCTTGCCGCCGGAAGTTGGGACCGCTTTTGGAATATTATCTTCAGCATGGTGAGTTTCCCGAAAAGATTGTTGAGGATCTTACGGGAAAAGAACCTAAGAAAGCCGGTAGTTAA